The following coding sequences lie in one Mycteria americana isolate JAX WOST 10 ecotype Jacksonville Zoo and Gardens chromosome 15, USCA_MyAme_1.0, whole genome shotgun sequence genomic window:
- the LHX1 gene encoding LIM/homeobox protein Lhx1, which yields MVHCAGCKRPILDRFLLNVLDRAWHVKCVQCCECKCNLTEKCFSREGKLYCKNDFFRCFGTKCAGCAQGISPSDLVRRARSKVFHLNCFTCMMCNKQLSTGEELYIIDENKFVCKEDYLNNSNTAKENSLHSATTGSDPSLSPDSQDPSQDDAKDSESANVSDKETGSNENDDQNLGAKRRGPRTTIKAKQLETLKAAFAATPKPTRHIREQLAQETGLNMRVIQVWFQNRRSKERRMKQLSALGARRHAFFRSPRRMRPLVDRLEPGELIPNGPFSFYGDYQSEYYGPGSNYDFFPQGPPSSQAQTPVDLPFVPSSGPSGTPLGAMDHPLPGHHPSSEAQRFTDIMSHPPGDSPSPEPNLPGSLHSMSAEVFGPSPPFSSISVNGGANYGNHLSHPPEMNEAAVW from the exons ATGGTTCACTGTGCAGGCTGCAAAAGGCCAATCTTGGACCGGTTTTTGTTGAATGTACTGGACAGGGCTTGGCATGTGAAGTGTGTTCAGTGCTGTGAATGTAAATGCAATTTGACAGAGAAATGCTTTTCGCGAGAAGGCAAGCTTTACTGCAAAAACGACTTCTTTCG GTGTTTCGGGACCAAGTGCGCGGGCTGTGCCCAGGGCATCTCCCCCAGCGACCTGGTCCGCAGGGCGCGGAGCAAAGTGTTCCACTTGAACTGTTTTACGTGTATGATGTGTAACAAGCAACTCTCCACCGGCGAGGAGCTCTACATCATAGACGAAAACAAGTTTGTCTGCAAAGAAGATTACCTAAATAACAGCAATACTGCCAAAGAAAACAGCCTGCATTCAG CCACCACCGGCAGTGACCCCAGCCTGTCCCCCGACTCCCAAGACCCCTCCCAGGACGACGCCAAGGACTCGGAAAGCGCCAACGTGTCCGACAAGGAGACGGGCAGCAACGAAAACGACGACCAGAACCTGGGGGCCAAGCGGCGGGGACCCCGCACCACCATCAAAGCCAAACAGCTAGAGACTCTGAAAGCCGCCTTCGCGgccacccccaaacccacccggCACATCAGGGAGCAGCTGGCGCAGGAGACCGGCCTCAACATGCGGGTCATCCAG gTCTGGTTCCAGAACCGGCGCTCCAAGGAGCGGCGCATGAAGCAGCTGAGCGCGCTGGGCGCCCGCCGGCACGCCTTCTTCCGCAGCCCGCGCAGGATGCGGCCGCTGGTGGACCGGCTGGAGCCCGGGGAGCTCATCCCCAACGGGCCCTTCTCCTTCTACGGAG ATTATCAGAGCGAGTATTACGGCCCTGGAAGCAATTACGATTTCTTCCCGCAAGGACCTCCTTCGTCTCAAGCTCAGACCCCCGTGGATCTCCCTTTCGTGCCCTCCTCGGGGCCGTCAGGCACTCCCCTGGGGGCCATGGATCACCCCCTGCCCGGACATCACCCCTCCAGTGAGGCTCAGCGCTTCACTGACATCATGTCGCACCCCCCCGGAGACTCGCCCAGCCCCGAACCCAACCTGCCCGGGTCCTTGCACTCCATGTCTGCGGAAGTTTTTGGCCCCAGTCCTCCATTTTCTTCGATATCCGTCAACGGTGGTGCTAACTATGGCAATCACTTGTCACATCCACCAGAAATGAatgaagcagctgtgtggtaG